Proteins from a single region of Desulfobacter postgatei 2ac9:
- a CDS encoding PKD domain-containing protein produces MDNNLNPIPGALVEGHWSGLVSGNVSGTTSENGMIEWVSAATIQSGTITFTVDTISASGYDYDPSLNTVSSISIKTQESSNQSPVAVIDGGPVSGMEGDSIYFEGKNSYDPDAGDTLSYEWRMGEEILSYGTYLIHEFSTAGTYEVILRVEDDWGAVSEDKVTVTIEAESGNDAFIHVSSIEMQVSYLGRNSLGLATVKVVDQYGNPIENAAIKGVWSGVVTASQSGITAGDGTVMFTSPKTKTSGEFVFSVDGVTASGYVYSPDDNVLELNSINN; encoded by the coding sequence TTGGACAATAACCTCAATCCCATTCCCGGAGCACTGGTTGAAGGGCACTGGTCCGGACTGGTTTCAGGAAATGTGTCCGGCACGACATCTGAAAACGGCATGATCGAATGGGTGTCCGCTGCAACGATTCAATCCGGCACCATCACATTTACTGTGGATACGATTTCTGCATCGGGATATGATTATGACCCTTCTTTAAATACCGTCTCATCCATCAGTATCAAAACCCAGGAAAGCTCTAATCAGAGTCCGGTGGCCGTTATCGACGGCGGTCCAGTCAGCGGTATGGAAGGCGATTCTATTTACTTTGAAGGTAAAAACTCCTATGATCCCGATGCCGGTGATACCCTTTCCTATGAATGGCGGATGGGAGAAGAGATCCTCTCATACGGTACATATTTAATTCATGAATTTTCCACCGCCGGTACCTATGAGGTGATTCTGAGGGTGGAAGACGACTGGGGAGCCGTTTCCGAAGACAAGGTTACCGTAACCATTGAAGCAGAAAGTGGAAATGACGCTTTTATACACGTTTCCAGTATAGAGATGCAGGTTAGCTATTTGGGGAGAAATTCCCTTGGGCTTGCAACGGTGAAAGTCGTTGATCAATATGGAAATCCCATTGAAAACGCCGCTATTAAAGGTGTCTGGAGCGGTGTTGTCACAGCTTCCCAATCCGGAATCACGGCCGGCGACGGTACGGTTATGTTCACTTCACCAAAGACAAAGACATCCGGTGAGTTTGTATTTTCCGTAGATGGTGTAACCGCCTCAGGTTATGTATATTCGCCTGATGATAATGTTCTGGAATTGAACTCTATTAATAATTAA
- a CDS encoding DUF2442 domain-containing protein encodes MIVPKIKTAVVADQNTLVITFDNGEVKQYNISRLLTNEVFSPLKNQAFFKNVKVEPGGYAVYWNDMIDISEYELWKNGISDNSLNA; translated from the coding sequence ATGATTGTGCCAAAAATAAAAACTGCGGTCGTTGCAGATCAAAATACGCTTGTTATTACTTTTGATAACGGTGAAGTCAAACAATACAACATCAGCAGGCTGTTAACCAATGAAGTGTTCTCACCACTTAAAAATCAGGCATTTTTTAAAAATGTTAAGGTCGAACCAGGCGGTTATGCTGTATATTGGAATGATATGATTGATATAAGTGAATACGAATTATGGAAAAACGGAATTTCTGATAATTCTTTAAACGCCTAA
- a CDS encoding CoA-binding protein: MEEKKETVAVVGASPLKDRYSNKAQNMLEEYGHSPIPVAPKHETIEGKTVYHALTDIPQPIETVTMYLGPARQDKVIEQILDLKPQRVIFNPGTENPQAYEKLKSAGIKVQEACTLVLLKTGQYTKPFNP; this comes from the coding sequence ATGGAAGAAAAAAAAGAGACCGTTGCGGTGGTCGGCGCAAGCCCCTTGAAAGACAGATATTCCAACAAGGCCCAGAATATGCTGGAAGAGTACGGACACAGCCCCATACCCGTAGCGCCCAAACACGAGACCATTGAAGGCAAAACCGTCTACCATGCGCTTACCGATATTCCCCAGCCCATTGAGACGGTAACCATGTATCTGGGCCCGGCCCGGCAGGACAAGGTGATTGAGCAAATTCTCGACCTTAAACCCCAACGGGTGATTTTCAACCCCGGCACGGAAAACCCCCAAGCCTATGAAAAACTCAAATCCGCCGGAATCAAGGTCCAGGAGGCCTGTACCCTGGTTCTTCTGAAAACCGGCCAATATACGAAACCCTTTAATCCTTAA
- a CDS encoding type II toxin-antitoxin system PemK/MazF family toxin: MHHNTISFSEQERFILITTDQSTSKKRPAVIISSTPYNQRGPDVVIMAVTSQIHRSGYFGDIPIQEW, encoded by the coding sequence ATGCATCACAACACCATATCATTCAGCGAACAAGAACGGTTTATTCTAATTACTACTGATCAGAGTACCAGCAAAAAGCGTCCGGCAGTTATTATCAGCTCAACCCCATACAATCAAAGAGGCCCGGATGTTGTCATTATGGCCGTCACCAGCCAAATCCACCGCTCTGGTTATTTTGGTGATATCCCTATTCAAGAATGGTAG
- the uvrB gene encoding excinuclease ABC subunit UvrB, whose protein sequence is MGLFNLVSPYGPAGDQPKAIDYLVRGVKAGEKYQVLLGVTGSGKTFTMANIISRVEKPSLVIAPNKTLAAQLYNEFKMLFPDNCVEYFVSYYDYYQPEAYIPSSDTYIQKDSSINELIDKMRHSATRSVLARKDVIVVASVSCIYGLGAPEEYLDLRVTLDRDMEISREDVIRKFVDIQYTRNDMDFHRGTFRVRGDRLEIFPAYEEDKALRIDFFGDTIEEISEIDALKGSVTKRFEQITIYPASHYVTNKKTRNQAVKSIVAELKERLAVLNDQNLLVEAQRLEERTRYDLEMLEEIGYCNGIENYSRHLTGRAPGQPPPTLLDYIDQDFLLFFDESHISVSQLGAMYKADRSRKETLVKYGFRLPSAVDNRPLKFEEFKDRVPRTIFVSATPGDYELETAGVRVAEQIVRPTGLLDPQVEIRDAKTQVDDLYQEILKRVEARERVLVTTLTKRMSEDLTDYYTDLGIKVKYLHSDIGTVERIDIIQDLRRGLFDVLIGINLLREGLDIPEVSLVAILDADKEGFLRSFRSFIQIFGRAARNAYGRAIMYAEKETGSMKKALAETRRRRKIQKVYNQAHGITPATINKKINAFDYTMADMNANRVEAAVNEELKAYEADELNLDDVIRDLEAKMNEAAEKLEFEQAAQYRDKIRELKKIKTAQP, encoded by the coding sequence ATGGGACTGTTTAATCTGGTGTCTCCCTATGGCCCGGCCGGGGACCAGCCAAAGGCCATTGACTATCTGGTCCGGGGGGTAAAGGCGGGTGAAAAATACCAGGTGCTTTTGGGGGTCACAGGATCGGGCAAGACCTTTACCATGGCCAACATCATCAGCCGGGTGGAAAAGCCGAGCCTGGTCATTGCCCCCAACAAGACCCTGGCGGCTCAGCTTTACAATGAGTTCAAGATGCTGTTCCCGGATAATTGCGTAGAGTATTTTGTCTCATATTATGATTATTACCAGCCCGAAGCCTATATTCCGTCTTCGGATACCTATATCCAGAAGGATTCTTCCATTAATGAACTGATTGACAAAATGCGGCACTCGGCCACCCGGAGCGTTCTGGCCCGCAAGGATGTGATCGTGGTGGCATCGGTCTCCTGTATTTACGGTCTGGGAGCGCCTGAAGAGTACCTGGATCTGCGGGTGACCCTGGACAGGGATATGGAGATTTCACGGGAGGATGTGATCCGGAAATTTGTCGATATCCAGTACACCCGTAATGACATGGATTTCCACCGGGGCACCTTCAGGGTTCGGGGGGATCGCCTGGAGATTTTTCCGGCCTACGAGGAGGACAAGGCTCTCCGCATTGATTTTTTCGGGGACACCATTGAAGAGATCAGTGAGATTGATGCCCTGAAAGGGTCGGTGACCAAACGGTTTGAGCAGATCACCATCTATCCGGCCTCCCATTACGTCACCAATAAAAAGACCCGGAATCAGGCCGTGAAAAGTATTGTGGCCGAACTTAAGGAGCGGCTGGCCGTTTTGAATGACCAGAACCTGCTGGTGGAGGCCCAGCGCCTGGAGGAGCGCACCCGGTACGATCTTGAGATGCTCGAGGAGATCGGGTATTGCAACGGCATTGAAAACTATTCCCGGCACCTCACGGGCCGGGCTCCGGGACAGCCGCCCCCCACGCTTCTGGACTATATTGATCAGGATTTTTTACTCTTTTTTGATGAAAGCCATATTTCGGTCAGCCAGCTTGGGGCCATGTACAAGGCGGATCGCTCCAGGAAGGAAACGCTTGTTAAATATGGGTTCCGTCTGCCCTCTGCCGTGGACAACCGGCCGTTGAAATTCGAGGAGTTCAAGGACCGGGTGCCCCGGACCATCTTTGTGTCTGCAACTCCCGGGGACTATGAACTGGAAACGGCAGGTGTCCGGGTGGCCGAGCAGATTGTCAGGCCCACTGGCCTTCTTGACCCCCAGGTGGAGATCCGGGATGCCAAAACACAGGTTGACGACCTCTACCAGGAGATCCTCAAACGGGTGGAGGCCCGGGAACGGGTTCTGGTGACCACGCTGACCAAACGCATGTCAGAGGACCTTACCGACTATTATACGGATCTGGGAATCAAGGTAAAATACCTGCATTCGGACATTGGCACGGTGGAGCGTATTGATATTATTCAGGATTTGCGAAGGGGCCTGTTCGATGTGCTCATCGGCATCAATCTGCTGCGAGAAGGTCTGGATATCCCGGAAGTGTCGCTTGTGGCCATTCTCGATGCGGACAAGGAGGGATTTTTACGCTCCTTTCGTTCCTTTATCCAGATTTTCGGCCGGGCCGCCCGCAATGCCTATGGCCGGGCTATCATGTATGCGGAAAAAGAGACCGGCTCCATGAAAAAGGCCCTGGCTGAAACCCGCCGCCGTCGAAAGATCCAGAAGGTGTATAACCAGGCCCACGGCATTACACCTGCCACCATCAATAAAAAGATCAATGCCTTTGATTACACCATGGCCGACATGAATGCCAATAGGGTCGAAGCGGCCGTAAATGAGGAACTCAAAGCCTATGAGGCGGATGAACTGAATCTGGACGATGTGATCCGGGACCTTGAGGCAAAAATGAATGAAGCGGCTGAAAAACTGGAATTTGAGCAGGCCGCACAATACAGGGATAAGATCCGGGAATTGAAAAAGATCAAAACAGCCCAGCCATGA
- a CDS encoding DUF4160 domain-containing protein, with amino-acid sequence MPEITRFYGIIIKLFFGDHPPPHFHAVYGEYIALFDINTLNVIEGDLPPRARKLVVEWAENYQTELKTIWETQKFKKLPPLE; translated from the coding sequence ATGCCTGAAATTACGAGATTTTATGGGATCATTATCAAACTCTTTTTTGGAGACCATCCACCGCCACACTTTCATGCTGTATATGGAGAATATATCGCTCTTTTTGATATAAACACTTTAAACGTTATTGAAGGAGATCTTCCGCCAAGGGCCAGAAAGTTAGTTGTGGAATGGGCTGAAAACTATCAGACTGAATTAAAGACAATCTGGGAAACTCAGAAATTTAAAAAATTACCGCCTTTGGAGTGA
- the ltrA gene encoding group II intron reverse transcriptase/maturase — protein sequence MLVGEASLQKIAGMARENPEMVFTAVAHRINLPLLHEAHRRIKKGKSIGVDEVSASEYAVELDKNLYNLHQRLSRGQYVATPVKRIWIEKDNGKMRPIGIPAFEDKIVQKAVEMILSAIYEPNFYDFSHGFRAGHSQHMAIKQLRESCIECNSNWIVSADITGLFDNIDHGHLREFIKQRVNDGGIIRLLGKWLKAGVMEEEKYYHSESGTPQGGVISPVLSNIFLHNVLDDWFVKEVQPRMKGRSFIIRFADDFIAGFELETDAVKTMTAMRKRFNRFGLELHPDKTKLIRFGRPTAKSCKGNKPGTFDFLGFTFYWGKSRQNYWVIKKKTVQKRLSRFNKRVWEWCKVNRHKPIQEQHDSLCSKLRGYYQYFGVICNYKALSKAHYYVTKAWRFWLSRRCHKGKVKFQELAAKYPLPKPRIIHSF from the coding sequence GTGCTTGTTGGGGAAGCATCTTTGCAAAAGATTGCCGGTATGGCAAGAGAGAATCCAGAAATGGTATTCACAGCAGTGGCACACAGAATAAACCTGCCATTACTGCATGAAGCCCACCGAAGGATTAAGAAAGGCAAGTCCATCGGTGTTGATGAAGTATCAGCCTCAGAATATGCGGTTGAGCTTGATAAAAACCTCTATAATCTACATCAGCGACTGAGCAGAGGTCAGTACGTTGCAACACCAGTGAAAAGAATATGGATAGAGAAAGACAACGGCAAAATGCGTCCAATCGGTATACCGGCATTTGAGGATAAGATTGTCCAAAAAGCTGTAGAGATGATACTGAGCGCTATATACGAGCCAAATTTCTATGACTTTTCTCATGGCTTTCGAGCCGGACACAGCCAGCACATGGCAATAAAGCAGCTGCGGGAAAGTTGCATAGAGTGTAACAGCAACTGGATTGTGAGTGCAGATATTACAGGATTATTTGATAACATTGACCACGGCCATCTAAGGGAATTCATAAAGCAACGGGTCAATGATGGTGGAATCATCCGGCTATTGGGAAAGTGGTTGAAAGCAGGTGTAATGGAAGAAGAAAAATACTACCATTCAGAATCCGGCACGCCACAAGGCGGGGTCATATCTCCCGTACTGAGCAACATCTTTCTTCACAACGTGCTGGACGACTGGTTTGTTAAGGAAGTCCAGCCAAGAATGAAAGGTCGAAGTTTTATTATCAGGTTTGCTGATGATTTTATAGCCGGTTTCGAGCTGGAAACAGATGCAGTTAAAACCATGACGGCAATGAGAAAGCGGTTTAACCGTTTTGGCCTTGAATTACATCCGGATAAGACTAAACTGATACGTTTCGGCCGACCAACAGCTAAAAGCTGTAAGGGAAACAAGCCTGGGACCTTTGATTTTCTTGGGTTTACCTTTTACTGGGGCAAATCACGACAGAACTACTGGGTGATTAAGAAAAAGACAGTTCAGAAAAGGCTCAGCCGATTCAATAAAAGAGTATGGGAGTGGTGCAAAGTAAACAGGCATAAACCTATACAGGAACAGCATGATTCTCTGTGCAGTAAACTCAGAGGGTATTATCAATACTTTGGAGTGATTTGTAACTATAAAGCGCTCTCAAAAGCACATTACTATGTTACAAAGGCCTGGAGGTTCTGGCTGAGCAGAAGATGTCACAAAGGAAAAGTGAAATTTCAAGAGCTGGCTGCAAAATATCCACTACCCAAGCCAAGAATAATCCATAGTTTCTGA